Proteins from a single region of Primulina tabacum isolate GXHZ01 chromosome 5, ASM2559414v2, whole genome shotgun sequence:
- the LOC142545301 gene encoding putative polygalacturonase isoform X1, whose translation MGLFVFIWSNHFGRSLFGVLSLFAKNTGNIIKNQFKMHQQPHFVSILLSFGVVIFLFTNCSRLVNAEWVTCSGIVPIRYRSDVISIEDFGGVGDGVTLNTKAFQEAIYRIQHLRRPGGSLLYVPAGEFLTGPFNLTSHMTLFLARNAVIKATTDTDQWPLINPLPSYGRGRELPGGRYMSFIHGDGLHDVIITGENGTIDGQGEVWWNMWRQRTLQFTRPNLIELVNSKSITISNVIFKNSPFWNIHPVYCSYVVVQYVTILAPADSPNTDGIDPDSSSHVCIEDSYISTGDDLVAVKSGWDEYGIAYNRPSQGITIRRVTGSSPFAGIAVGSETSGGVQDVLAEHISLFNMGVGIHLKTNVGRGGIIRNITFSNIYIENARKGIKISGDVGDHPDENYNPNALPTLKDITIKDVWGEKVLQPGLIHGLKNAPFTGICLSNIDLRGSPGSRNLPWQCSDVSGAAVEVSPWPCSELTSSQQLGACSSSF comes from the exons ATGGGTTTGTTTGTGTTT ATTTGGTCTAATCATTTTGGGAGATCTTTGTTTGGAGTTTTGTCTTT ATTTGCAAAGAATACGGGAAACATAATCAAGAACCAGTTCAAAATGCACCAGCAGCCACATTTTGTTTCGATTCTGCTATCCTTTGGGGTGGTTATATTTCTGTTTACAAATTGCTCTAGATTGGTCAATGCCGAGTGGGTTACATGCTCGGGAATCGTACCAATCAGGTACCGAAGCGATGTCATATCGATAGAGGATTTTGGTGGTGTTGGCGATGGAGTGACTTTGAACACGAAAGCGTTTCAGGAGGCAATATACCGAATTCAGCATTTGAGGAGGCCGGGTGGCAGTTTACTTTATGTTCCTGCTGGAGAGTTTTTAACAGGACCCTTTAATCTCACTAGCCACATGACTCTGTTCTTGGCTAGAAATGCTGTTATTAAAGCTACAACG GATACTGATCAATGGCCGTTGATAAATCCCTTGCCTTCTTATGGAAGAGGAAGAGAACTGCCTGGAGGAAGGTATATGAGCTTCATCCATGGAGATGGGCTACATGATGTGATAATCACAG GTGAAAATGGGACGATTGATGGTCAAGGTGAAGTCTGGTGGAACATGTGGAGGCAAAGAACTCTTCAGTTTACTAGGCCTAACCTCATCGAATTGGTGAACTCCAAAAGTATAACAATTTCCAATGTTATTTTCAAGAACTCGCCCTTTTGGAATATACACCCCGTGTATTGCAG CTATGTTGTCGTTCAATATGTTACCATCCTGGCTCCTGCGGACTCTCCCAACACCGATGGAATTGATCCAG ACTCGAGCTCTCATGTATGCATCGAGGACTCGTACATATCTACAGGAGATGACCTCGTAGCGGTGAAGAGTGGGTGGGATGAATATGGAATCGCTTATAATCGCCCTAGTCAAGGTATAACAATTAGACGAGTAACTGGTTCGTCACCATTTGCCGGAATTGCTGTTGGAAGTGAAACCTCCGGCGGAGTCCAGGACGTATTAGCAGAGCACATAAGTCTGTTCAATATGGGAGTCGGGATCCATTTGAAAACCAATGTAGGCCGAGGAGGAATCATACGAAACATCACTTTCTCTAATATTTACATAGAGAATGCACGAAAGGGGATCAAGATCTCGGGGGATGTTGGAGACCACCCTGACGAGAACTATAATCCGAATGCTCTCCCAACTTTGAAAGACATCACGATCAAGGACGTGTGGGGAGAGAAGGTTCTACAACCCGGTTTGATTCACGGGCTGAAAAATGCACCATTTACTGGGATCTGTCTTTCGAATATCGATCTTCGTGGATCCCCGGGTTCGAGAAATCTTCCGTGGCAGTGCTCTGATGTGAGTGGAGCCGCGGTTGAAGTGAGCCCATGGCCATGTTCTGAACTGACCAGCAGTCAGCAGCTCGGTGCTTGCTCTTCTTCTTTCTGA
- the LOC142545299 gene encoding UDP-glucose 4-epimerase GEPI48-like, with protein sequence MSRSILVTGGAGYIGSHTVLQLLLGGYKTVVVDNLDNSSEIAIKRVQELAGEHGSNLTFHKIDLRDKPALEKLFASEKFEAVIHFAGLKAVGESVQKPLLYYDNNLIGTIVLLEVMAAHGCKNLVFSSSATVYGWPKVVPCTEESPISAANPYGRTKLFIEEICRDIYQSDSTWKIILLRYFNPVGAHPSGYIGEDPRGIPNNLMPFVQQVAVGRRPALTVYGTDYKTTDGTGVRDYIHVVDLADGHIAALKKLADPSVGCEVYNLGTGKGTSVLEMVAAFEKASGKKIPLVMADRRPGDAEIVYAETGKAERELNWKAKYGIEEFCRDQWNWTSKNPYGYEAQAP encoded by the exons ATGTCGCGGAGTATACTTGTGACCGGGGGTGCGGGATACATCGGAAGCCACACTGTGCTGCAGTTGCTGTTGGGAGGATACAAGACGGTTGTGGTGGATAATTTGGACAATTCTTCCGAAATTGCCATCAAGAGAGTCCAAGAACTCGCTGGTGAACATGGATCCAATCTCACTTTTCACAAG ATAGACCTGCGGGATAAGCCTGCACTTGAGAAGCTTTTTGCTTCTGAAAA GTTTGAGGCTGTTATTCATTTTGCTGGATTAAAAGCAGTCGGCGAAAGTGTGCAGAAACCGTTGCTGTACTATGACAACAACCTTATTGGCACAATTGTTCTACTAGAAGTCATGGCGGCACATGGCTGTAAAAAC CTTGTATTTTCATCCTCAGCTACTGTTTATGGTTGGCCAAAAGTGGTACCATGCACAGAAGAATCCCCCATAAGTGCTGCAAATCCCTATGGACGTACAAAG CTTTTCATTGAAGAGATATGTCGTGACATTTACCAGTCCGACTCTACATGGAAAATCATATTGCTGAGGTACTTCAACCCAGTTGGCGCACATCCTAGTGGCTATATTGGTGAAGATCCCCGCGGGATTCCAAACAATCTCATGCCCTTTGTGCAACAAGTGGCTGTTGGAAGGCGGCCAGCCCTGACAGTTTATGGGACTGATTACAAAACAACAGATGGAACTGGG GTACGTGATTATATCCATGTTGTTGATTTAGCCGATGGTCATATCGCTGCTTTGAAGAAGCTCGCTGACCCTTCTGTAG GTTGTGAGGTATACAATCTGGGTACTGGGAAAGGTACATCTGTGTTGGAGATGGTGGCAGCGTTTGAAAAGGCATCTGGGAAG AAAATTCCACTGGTGATGGCTGATCGACGGCCTGGCGATGCTGAGATCGTGTATGCTGAAACAGGAAAAGCTGAGCGTGAATTAAACTGGAA GGCGAAATATGGCATTGAGGAGTTCTGCAGAGACCAATGGAACTGGACCAGCAAGAATCCTTACGGTTACGAGGCTCAGGCTCCTTAA
- the LOC142544536 gene encoding putative inactive receptor kinase At5g58300 has protein sequence MLSRALNPKLKRSPRAGECSLRSTFSAYGYEELGLGYMDDVPLTSFEGFDIAYSCNSVSKKFSCNNTKNGNSSESMQMTLRQVLRASVGVMGESPLAMTEKVVLSGGIICAVKRFRRVVIRKSEFGRRIERVAQIGNQCQYLVPVSAYLYAKRIKFVVCGYYPMGSLADLLAGAREQGQTALQWKHRLKIIQCIAKSIGYIHSQNHPREKHLQVNVHGDIKSSNVMIDIDFTAHLSNYGFVQLAENVMNIDDSEQTVSLSPQPERLYTEMMSRESDIHNFGVVLMDILGWPNKVSSKEEFRNNCFEFCVEGRDLKQAIKLYEIALGCTNSVPDARPTIQHILSCLEDTCYTV, from the exons ATGTTATCCAGAGCTTTGAACCCTAAACTTAAAAGAAGCCCTCGAGCCGGAGAATGTAGCCTCCGGTCCACGTTTTCTGCTTACGGGTACGAAGAGTTGGGGTTAGGTTACATGGATGACGTCCCATTAACCTCGTTCGAAGGATTCGACATTGCCTACAGTTGTAACTCTGTTAGCAAGAAGTTTAGTTGCAATAATACTAAAAACGGTAATAGTTCGGAGTCGATGCAGATGACACTTAGGCAGGTTTTGAGGGCTTCGGTTGGGGTTATGGGGGAAAGCCCATTAGCCATGACTGAAAAAGTAGTTCTCTCAGGAGGGATTATTTGTGCAGTGAAAAGGTTTAGGAGAGTTGTGATAAGAAAGAGTGAGTTCGGGAGGAGGATCGAAAGGGTGGCACAGATTGGGAATCAGTGTCAATATTTGGTGCCCGTTTCAGCTTATTTGTACGCAAAGAGGATCAAATTTGTGGTTTGTGGCTATTATCCTATGGGGAGTCTCGCTGATTTGCTTGCTG GAGCAAGGGAACAAGGCCAAACTGCCCTACAATGGAAGCATCGCCTGAAGATAATCCAATGCATTGCAAAATCAATTGGATACATCCACTCACAAAACCATCCGAGAGAAAAACACTTGCAAGTAAACGTCCACGGCGACATCAAGTCCTCCAATGTCATGATCGACATCGACTTCACCGCCCATCTGTCGAACTACGGTTTCGTCCAACTGGCAGAGAACGTCATGAACATCGACGACTCGGAGCAGACAGTGTCTCTGTCCCCACAACCAGAGCGGCTGTACACAGAAATGATGTCGCGGGAGAGCGATATACATAACTTTGGGGTTGTGCTGATGGATATCCTTGGATGGCCCAACAAGGTTTCATCGAAGGAAGAATTTAGGAACAACTGCTTTGAATTCTGCGTAGAGGGAAGAGATCTAAAGCAAGCAATAAAGCTTTACGAAATCGCTTTGGGATGTACAAATAGTGTGCCGGATGCAAGGCCTACTATACAACATATCCTTTCATGTCTAGAAGATACATGTTATACAGTTTGA
- the LOC142545300 gene encoding NAD(P)H-quinone oxidoreductase subunit S, chloroplastic, whose amino-acid sequence MAASFQLPAPQPPILPKSHFLGRSNSIITTQKSPTYKNTKSRLKNIPTAKFNLYEIMGGRGLCNGEENLGKELKRTVSESSQLATASKLEEDKASLLSNIPEDGFGKEMLGLTGGFPGGERGLKMFIAQNPPPPKKDKSFVFDKSLVKKPKPPELPLILPGMIVIVKNPNNPFHMYCGIVQRITDGKAGVLFEGGNWDRLVTFRLEELERREKGPPMVSPRSVILEEMLETSS is encoded by the coding sequence ATGGCTGCTTCATTCCAGCTCCCAGCTCCTCAACCCCCGATTCTGCCCAAGTCCCACTTCCTCGGCAGATCAAATTCCATCATCACCACCCAGAAATCACCAACTTACAAAAACACGAAATCCCGACTCAAAAACATTCCCACTGCCAAATTCAATCTGTACGAAATAATGGGGGGGAGAGGCCTTTGCAACGGAGAAGAAAATCTCGGAAAAGAGCTCAAGAGAACAGTATCCGAATCATCCCAACTCGCAACTGCGTCGAAATTGGAAGAAGATAAGGCATCGCTTCTCTCAAACATACCAGAAGATGGATTCGGGAAGGAGATGTTGGGCTTGACAGGCGGATTCCCAGGGGGTGAAAGGGGTCTCAAGATGTTCATCGCACAAAACCCACCACCCCCCAAAAAGGATAAATCGTTCGTGTTCGATAAAAGTCTCGTGAAGAAACCCAAGCCCCCGGAATTGCCGCTGATTTTGCCCGGAATGATCGTTATCGTGAAGAATCCAAACAATCCTTTCCATATGTACTGTGGGATTGTTCAGAGGATTACGGATGGGAAGGCGGGGGTGCTGTTTGAAGGTGGGAATTGGGATCGGCTCGTCACATTCAGGCTTGAGGAACTCGAGCGACGTGAGAAGGGGCCTCCGATGGTGAGTCCCAGGTCTGTAATTCTTGAAGAAATGTTGGAGACGAGCTCGTGA
- the LOC142545297 gene encoding GDSL esterase/lipase At4g10955-like produces MASDGQIVDLSGSTTSERENFNISGPLHLTKVDWSNPCDRRSVAASLVQSVYILERDRQEKREGSQALAPPWWNAFHFELYRPLIDDADSCVFGAIYQLTSTQNNPSSHEAPRYVIAFRGTITKGDSFSRDIELDVLIIKNGLHLTSRFQIAIQAVRHVVATFGSENVWLAGHSLGAAMAMLAGKNMAKTGISLDSFLFNPPFFSAPIERIKDKKVKHGIRIAGSVITAGLAFAMKNNHQTNRSGETFLSLSSWLPCLYINPSDYICNEYIGYFEHRKRMDDIGAGGIERLATQHSIGGLMLNAMGMQSDEPLHLIPSANLTVNHSQARDFKDAHGIHQWWRSGLHLESKIYNYR; encoded by the exons ATGGCGTCAGATGGACAAATTGTCGACCTCTCAGGATCTACGACATCAGAAAGGGAAAATTTCAACATTTCTGGACCTTTGCACCTGACTAAAGTTGACTG GAGCAATCCATGTGACCGTAGGTCCGTTGCAGCTAGTTTGGTTCAGAGTGTGTACATCTTGGAACGAGACCGCCAGGAAAAACGAGAAGGGAGCCAAGCCCTTGCTCCTCCGTGGTGGAATGCCTTCCATTTTGAGTTATATCGTCCCCTTATAGACGACGCTGATTCTTGTGTATTCGGTGCCATCTATCAACTTACTTCCACCCAAAACAATCCTTCGTCACACGAGGCTCCACGATATGTAATTGCTTTTCGAGGCACCATAACCAAAGGAGACTCTTTCTCAAGAGACATTGAACTGGACGTCCTCATCATAAAAAACGGTCTCCATCTGACATCTCGGTTCCAAATAGCAATACAAGCAGTTCGACATGTTGTCGCTACATTTGGAAGTGAAAATGTCTGGTTAGCGGGTCATTCACTCGGTGCTGCCATGGCGATGCTGGCTGGAAAGAACATGGCCAAGACCGGCATTTCTCTTGATTCGTTCTTGTTCAATCCACCTTTCTTTTCAGCACCAATCGAGAGAATCAAGGATAAGAAAGTGAAACACGGTATTCGAATAGCAGGCAGCGTGATCACGGCAGGACTTGCTTTTGCGATGAAAAATAACCACCAAACAAACCGTTCTGGGGAGACGTTTCTTTCCCTTTCTTCATGGTTACCATGTCTATACATCAACCCATCTGATTATATCTGCAACGAGTACATCGGGTACTTTGAGCACCGAAAACGGATGGATGATATTGGGGCAGGAGGTATTGAGAGGTTGGCGACACAACACTCAATCGGAGGTCTCATGTTGAATGCAATGGGTATGCAGTCTGACGAGCCACTGCATCTTATTCCATCTGCGAATCTAACGGTGAACCACTCTCAGGCAAGAGACTTCAAAGATGCTCATGGTATTCATCAATGGTGGAGAAGTGGCCTGCACTTGGAATCCAAGATTTACAACTATAGGTGA
- the LOC142545094 gene encoding putative protein phosphatase 2C 8 codes for MSFMHEPRLPREDDPEKMASGSGKETSLHARRARGARKNRLRIQRLKSLSLKAEAGSFKNDLGSELHSSASSAEFVDIGSGKDDSFGCGEEGFSEGKSDCLDFGHVSVMGRRRVMEDSVAVVPPVRFAGEYYFFAVYDGHGGAEVAKSCCERLHIFLEKHVEKARKSPLEEEFDWEKVMAGCFRSMDEEFSGEENAAEMGSTALVVLVGKEEVVVANCGDSRAVLSRGGAAVPLSRDHKPDRPDEKQRIEAAGGNILNWNGWRVQGVLATSRSLGDYSLKKYVISEPEVMVAKRTESDDFLIIATDGLWDVLCNRIACQVVKNCLRGRIEPRHDRTGASEAAAALVELAISRGSRDNISVIVVQLK; via the exons ATGTCGTTCATGCATGAGCCAAGACTACCGCGAGAAGATGATCCTGAAAAGATGGCATCAGGTTCCGGCAAGGAAACCTCTCTGCATGCCAGAAGGGCACGTGGAGCCCGTAAGAATAGGCTGCGGATTCAGAGGCTCAAGTCTTTGAGTTTGAAGGCGGAGGCCGGCAGCTTTAAGAATGATCTGGGTTCGGAGCTGCATTCTTCAGCTTCGTCGGCTGAGTTTGTGGATATTGGCAGTGGAAAAGACGACAGCTTTGGTTGTGGAGAAGAAGGGTTTTCTGAGGGAAAGAGTGATTGCTTGGATTTTGGGCACGTGTCGGTGATGGGGCGGCGGAGGGTGATGGAGGATTCTGTGGCGGTGGTGCCGCCTGTCAGGTTTGCAGGGGAGTACTATTTCTTTGCTGTTTACGACGGGCATGGCGGTGCAGAGGTGGCCAAGAGTTGCTGCGAGAGGCTGCATATTTTTTTGGAGAAGCATGTAGAGAAAGCTAGAAAGTCGCCGTTGGAGGAGGAATTTGATTGGGAGAAGGTGATGGCCGGGTGTTTTAGGAGTATGGATGAAGAGTTTTCAGGGGAGGAGAATGCGGCGGAGATGGGGTCGACGGCGTTGGTTGTCCTGGTGGGGAAGGAGGAGGTCGTAGTGGCGAATTGTGGAGATTCCAGGGCGGTGCTCAGTCGGGGTGGAGCTGCCGTGCCTTTGTCGAGGGATCACAAG CCGGACCGACCGGATGAGAAGCAGAGAATAGAAGCTGCAGGAGGAAACATCTTAAACTGGAATGGCTGGCGTGTACAAGGGGTTCTTGCCACTTCAAGATCCTTAG GCGATTACTCTCTGAAAAAGTATGTAATCTCAGAGCCCGAGGTCATGGTCGCCAAAAGAACAGAGTCGGACGACTTCCTCATAATAGCCACAGATGGCCTGTGGGATGTGTTGTGCAATAGGATCGCGTGTCAAGTCGTAAAGAACTGTCTACGTGGGAGAATAGAGCCGCGGCACGATCGAACCGGCGCTTCAGAGGCAGCGGCAGCATTGGTCGAACTAGCCATTTCCAGGGGAAGCAGAGACAACATCAGCGTCATCGTTGTGCAGTTGAAGTGA
- the LOC142545301 gene encoding putative polygalacturonase isoform X2 — MHQQPHFVSILLSFGVVIFLFTNCSRLVNAEWVTCSGIVPIRYRSDVISIEDFGGVGDGVTLNTKAFQEAIYRIQHLRRPGGSLLYVPAGEFLTGPFNLTSHMTLFLARNAVIKATTDTDQWPLINPLPSYGRGRELPGGRYMSFIHGDGLHDVIITGENGTIDGQGEVWWNMWRQRTLQFTRPNLIELVNSKSITISNVIFKNSPFWNIHPVYCSYVVVQYVTILAPADSPNTDGIDPDSSSHVCIEDSYISTGDDLVAVKSGWDEYGIAYNRPSQGITIRRVTGSSPFAGIAVGSETSGGVQDVLAEHISLFNMGVGIHLKTNVGRGGIIRNITFSNIYIENARKGIKISGDVGDHPDENYNPNALPTLKDITIKDVWGEKVLQPGLIHGLKNAPFTGICLSNIDLRGSPGSRNLPWQCSDVSGAAVEVSPWPCSELTSSQQLGACSSSF; from the exons ATGCACCAGCAGCCACATTTTGTTTCGATTCTGCTATCCTTTGGGGTGGTTATATTTCTGTTTACAAATTGCTCTAGATTGGTCAATGCCGAGTGGGTTACATGCTCGGGAATCGTACCAATCAGGTACCGAAGCGATGTCATATCGATAGAGGATTTTGGTGGTGTTGGCGATGGAGTGACTTTGAACACGAAAGCGTTTCAGGAGGCAATATACCGAATTCAGCATTTGAGGAGGCCGGGTGGCAGTTTACTTTATGTTCCTGCTGGAGAGTTTTTAACAGGACCCTTTAATCTCACTAGCCACATGACTCTGTTCTTGGCTAGAAATGCTGTTATTAAAGCTACAACG GATACTGATCAATGGCCGTTGATAAATCCCTTGCCTTCTTATGGAAGAGGAAGAGAACTGCCTGGAGGAAGGTATATGAGCTTCATCCATGGAGATGGGCTACATGATGTGATAATCACAG GTGAAAATGGGACGATTGATGGTCAAGGTGAAGTCTGGTGGAACATGTGGAGGCAAAGAACTCTTCAGTTTACTAGGCCTAACCTCATCGAATTGGTGAACTCCAAAAGTATAACAATTTCCAATGTTATTTTCAAGAACTCGCCCTTTTGGAATATACACCCCGTGTATTGCAG CTATGTTGTCGTTCAATATGTTACCATCCTGGCTCCTGCGGACTCTCCCAACACCGATGGAATTGATCCAG ACTCGAGCTCTCATGTATGCATCGAGGACTCGTACATATCTACAGGAGATGACCTCGTAGCGGTGAAGAGTGGGTGGGATGAATATGGAATCGCTTATAATCGCCCTAGTCAAGGTATAACAATTAGACGAGTAACTGGTTCGTCACCATTTGCCGGAATTGCTGTTGGAAGTGAAACCTCCGGCGGAGTCCAGGACGTATTAGCAGAGCACATAAGTCTGTTCAATATGGGAGTCGGGATCCATTTGAAAACCAATGTAGGCCGAGGAGGAATCATACGAAACATCACTTTCTCTAATATTTACATAGAGAATGCACGAAAGGGGATCAAGATCTCGGGGGATGTTGGAGACCACCCTGACGAGAACTATAATCCGAATGCTCTCCCAACTTTGAAAGACATCACGATCAAGGACGTGTGGGGAGAGAAGGTTCTACAACCCGGTTTGATTCACGGGCTGAAAAATGCACCATTTACTGGGATCTGTCTTTCGAATATCGATCTTCGTGGATCCCCGGGTTCGAGAAATCTTCCGTGGCAGTGCTCTGATGTGAGTGGAGCCGCGGTTGAAGTGAGCCCATGGCCATGTTCTGAACTGACCAGCAGTCAGCAGCTCGGTGCTTGCTCTTCTTCTTTCTGA